One stretch of Tepidibacter hydrothermalis DNA includes these proteins:
- a CDS encoding flagellin, whose product MIINHNMNALNAHRMMTSNTVASGKSMEKLSSGSRINRAGDDAAGLAISEKMRAQIRGLDQASRNSQDAISMVQTAEGALNETQSIIQRMRELSVQSSTDTNTADDRQAIQDEINQLTSEINRIGNTTEFNGMKVLNGDKSATKATGDVTIKADSGVYKSAFALGVTWTGQTGDKPSITDGAGNEKMVFTDTVAGGFEWSKLDTGAAAKVSITKSGDDLVLATGGTLKDSDGDELTINAQKLAFDGTNYSYDADGIKLSISKEDFDSWTDGAKFEVDLATYDVDGGGDEDITAATVGTKSDFTAHTLKGGGSTYGSFTTDITVDNTSSEYIEGVASIKITAAGLDAANGTYKIELLDKDGAAIVTEDFKNAAATTSIAYNDHGINFTFDVQDTAAFTIQKDFNLTETAVTTDESATFQVGANKDQSMSLSFDDMRASSLGLVGTGTGFSASANVTDGTSSTLSEKALDVTTQEGANSAIEVLDNAIKTVSKERSKYGSVQNRLEHTINNLNTSSENLTAAESRIRDVDMAKEMLEFSKNNILNQAAQAMLAQAKQAPQGVLQLLR is encoded by the coding sequence ATGATTATTAACCACAATATGAATGCATTAAATGCACACAGAATGATGACTTCAAACACTGTAGCATCAGGAAAATCTATGGAGAAGCTATCTTCAGGATCAAGAATTAACAGAGCTGGAGATGACGCAGCAGGACTTGCTATATCTGAAAAAATGAGAGCTCAAATAAGAGGTCTTGATCAAGCATCAAGAAACTCTCAAGATGCAATTTCTATGGTTCAAACTGCTGAGGGTGCTTTAAATGAAACTCAATCTATAATTCAAAGAATGAGAGAATTAAGTGTTCAATCATCAACTGATACGAATACAGCAGATGATAGACAAGCTATCCAAGATGAAATAAACCAATTAACTTCTGAAATTAACAGAATTGGTAATACTACTGAATTCAATGGAATGAAGGTATTAAATGGTGATAAATCTGCGACTAAAGCAACAGGAGATGTTACAATAAAAGCTGATAGTGGAGTATATAAATCAGCATTTGCTTTAGGTGTTACATGGACAGGACAAACAGGAGATAAACCTTCAATTACTGATGGTGCTGGAAATGAAAAAATGGTATTCACTGATACTGTTGCAGGTGGTTTCGAATGGAGTAAGTTAGATACTGGTGCAGCTGCTAAAGTATCAATTACTAAAAGTGGTGATGATTTAGTTTTAGCTACTGGTGGAACATTAAAAGATTCTGATGGTGATGAATTAACAATTAATGCTCAAAAATTAGCGTTTGATGGAACTAATTATAGTTATGATGCTGATGGAATTAAGCTTTCAATTTCAAAAGAAGACTTTGACAGTTGGACAGATGGTGCTAAATTTGAAGTAGACTTAGCTACATATGATGTTGATGGTGGTGGTGATGAAGATATTACAGCTGCTACTGTAGGTACAAAATCAGACTTTACTGCTCATACATTAAAAGGTGGAGGATCTACTTACGGAAGCTTTACAACTGATATAACTGTTGATAATACTTCATCAGAGTATATTGAAGGTGTAGCTAGTATTAAAATAACTGCTGCTGGATTAGATGCAGCTAATGGAACTTACAAAATAGAGTTATTAGATAAAGATGGTGCAGCTATAGTAACAGAAGACTTTAAAAATGCAGCTGCTACAACATCTATAGCTTATAATGATCACGGTATTAACTTTACATTTGATGTACAAGATACTGCTGCTTTCACAATTCAAAAAGATTTTAATCTTACAGAAACAGCTGTAACTACAGATGAATCAGCTACTTTCCAAGTAGGTGCAAATAAAGACCAATCTATGTCTTTATCATTTGATGATATGAGAGCATCTTCATTAGGATTAGTTGGAACAGGAACAGGATTCTCTGCTTCAGCAAATGTAACAGATGGAACAAGTTCTACTTTATCTGAAAAAGCTTTAGATGTAACTACACAAGAAGGAGCTAATAGTGCTATCGAAGTTTTAGATAATGCTATAAAAACAGTATCTAAAGAAAGAAGTAAATATGGTTCTGTTCAAAACAGATTAGAACATACAATTAACAACTTAAACACATCTTCAGAAAACTTAACAGCAGCAGAATCAAGAATTAGAGATGTTGACATGGCTAAGGAAATGCTTGAATTTAGTAAGAATAATATCCTTAACCAAGCTGCTCAAGCTATGCTTGCACAAGCTAAGCAAGCACCTCAAGGAGTACTTCAATTATTAAGATAA
- the csrA gene encoding carbon storage regulator CsrA, with amino-acid sequence MLILGRKLDESIIINENIEIKIIGISDGKVKVGIEAPKEVEILRKEVKEAVVNENKEAMAKMDINTLRNLIKK; translated from the coding sequence ATGCTCATACTTGGTAGAAAATTAGATGAAAGTATTATAATCAATGAAAATATAGAGATAAAAATAATTGGCATATCTGATGGTAAGGTGAAAGTAGGAATAGAAGCCCCTAAAGAGGTTGAAATACTTAGAAAAGAAGTTAAAGAAGCTGTAGTTAATGAAAATAAAGAGGCTATGGCTAAAATGGATATAAATACCTTGAGAAATTTAATAAAAAAATAA
- the fliW gene encoding flagellar assembly protein FliW: MKLSTKYFGEINIDDSEIINFEDGIPGFEYLHKFVVVKQEDMIIDWIQSIEEDITFPIINPFLSNKEYEFKIPDNTIKKLEIEKHEDIHIYTMVTIPENIEEMRTNLQAPIIINNKSKKGKQLILDERYPLRYMIFEKVGE, from the coding sequence TTGAAATTAAGTACTAAGTATTTTGGTGAAATAAATATAGATGATAGTGAAATAATAAATTTTGAAGATGGAATACCAGGATTTGAATATCTACATAAATTTGTAGTAGTAAAACAAGAAGATATGATTATAGATTGGATTCAAAGTATTGAAGAGGATATAACTTTTCCTATAATAAACCCATTTTTATCAAATAAAGAGTATGAATTTAAAATACCTGATAATACTATAAAAAAATTAGAAATAGAAAAACATGAAGATATACATATATATACAATGGTAACAATACCAGAAAATATAGAAGAAATGAGAACTAATCTTCAAGCACCAATTATTATAAATAATAAATCTAAAAAAGGAAAACAATTAATATTAGATGAAAGATATCCTTTAAGATATATGATATTTGAAAAGGTAGGTGAGTAG